Proteins encoded together in one Synergistota bacterium window:
- a CDS encoding threonylcarbamoyl-AMP synthase — protein MARILPLSEEGILEAAKLLKEGEAVVFPTETVYGVGVDAFNIRAVEELYRIKRRPPNKLFTLHIASLEDVRKLVSLGEKALTLVESFWPGPLTIIVKRKPLLPFWLCDSEGRVGLRLPAIELVRRMISAVGILAASSANISGRHPPISAQEAAENLPEVRLVLDGGITEYREASTVLDLSSEDEPVVLRKGAISIKEIAKLIGRVRDLER, from the coding sequence ATGGCGAGAATCTTACCCTTGAGCGAGGAGGGGATACTCGAAGCGGCAAAGCTTCTTAAGGAGGGAGAGGCAGTTGTCTTTCCTACGGAGACAGTATATGGTGTTGGTGTAGATGCCTTTAACATAAGGGCAGTTGAAGAACTTTATAGGATAAAAAGGAGGCCCCCTAATAAGCTGTTTACTCTTCACATTGCTTCACTTGAAGATGTAAGAAAGCTTGTTTCTCTTGGGGAGAAAGCTCTAACTTTAGTAGAGAGTTTTTGGCCAGGTCCGTTGACGATAATTGTGAAGAGAAAGCCTTTGCTTCCTTTCTGGTTATGTGATAGCGAAGGCAGAGTAGGATTAAGATTACCGGCGATAGAGTTAGTCAGAAGGATGATATCTGCAGTTGGCATACTTGCTGCTTCGAGTGCAAATATAAGTGGTAGGCATCCTCCCATAAGTGCTCAGGAAGCTGCTGAAAACCTTCCTGAGGTAAGGCTTGTCTTAGATGGAGGGATAACAGAATACAGGGAAGCATCCACGGTATTGGATTTGAGCTCTGAGGATGAACCCGTGGTGCTGAGGAAAGGTGCGATTTCCATAAAGGAGATAGCGAAACTAATAGGTAGGGTGAGGGATCTTGAAAGATAA
- the fliS gene encoding flagellar export chaperone FliS gives MKAYEQYRQMQIQTAKPEQLLLMLYDGAINFLKKAKVAIEEKNIEEAHTSLIRAQDILAELMSSLNMDVGEIALNLFRLYEYMHYRLVEANVRKDIEPIDEVLGLFQGLKEAWEEAIKKLREEKKAEVAQTAKGGLNIAG, from the coding sequence ATGAAAGCGTATGAGCAGTATCGTCAGATGCAGATTCAAACGGCAAAACCTGAGCAGCTTTTACTAATGCTTTATGATGGAGCCATAAATTTTTTAAAAAAGGCGAAGGTGGCAATTGAGGAGAAAAACATTGAGGAAGCCCATACTTCGCTTATAAGGGCTCAGGATATATTAGCGGAGCTAATGTCTTCGCTGAATATGGATGTCGGTGAAATTGCATTGAATCTCTTTAGACTCTATGAGTATATGCACTATAGGCTGGTTGAGGCAAATGTTAGGAAAGATATAGAACCAATAGATGAGGTTTTGGGACTATTTCAGGGGCTAAAGGAGGCGTGGGAAGAAGCTATAAAGAAGCTCAGAGAAGAGAAAAAAGCGGAAGTGGCCCAAACTGCGAAGGGAGGGCTAAATATTGCGGGATAA
- a CDS encoding EamA family transporter, with protein sequence MKAELFALLTAACWGIGSFFEKKGLALGNIPPFAGAALRTAISLLILTFLALPSLSTLLKAGWKPFALVAFGGGLLAGSLGIAFFYTAIKSGELGKVLPIAFTSPFFGVLMALLFKTETITFKNALGMILTITGIIILTLR encoded by the coding sequence TTGAAGGCAGAGCTATTCGCTCTCCTGACGGCGGCGTGCTGGGGGATAGGAAGCTTTTTTGAAAAGAAGGGGCTTGCTTTAGGTAATATACCTCCGTTTGCTGGAGCAGCGCTTAGAACTGCTATATCTCTTCTAATATTGACTTTTCTTGCACTACCATCCTTGTCAACACTGCTTAAAGCTGGTTGGAAGCCGTTTGCACTTGTGGCTTTCGGAGGAGGTTTGCTTGCCGGTTCCCTCGGAATAGCTTTCTTCTACACTGCTATAAAATCTGGCGAGCTTGGCAAAGTGCTCCCTATAGCTTTTACCTCTCCGTTCTTTGGTGTACTAATGGCGCTTCTCTTCAAGACGGAAACCATAACCTTTAAGAATGCTTTAGGAATGATTCTAACCATAACAGGCATCATAATTTTAACTCTGAGGTAG